A stretch of DNA from Streptomyces venezuelae:
GCAGGTCAGGTAGTAGTTCGAAACCCTGCCTCCCAGGACTTCGGTGACCGTGATCGAGAGCTGGGTGAGGGCTCCGTCGGCCTGTGCCGCGGGTGCGGCGAGGCCGATGCCGGCAGTGGCCAGAACGGTCGCGGCGACCGCGGCCAGACGGCGGGGGAGAACGCGCGAAGCAGTCATGATTCCCTCCTCGGGGATTGGATGACGCGAACGGGCGTCACGGAACGTATCCGTATCCCCGGGGCCTTCACATTGTGTGACATGCCGAAGAGCATCCGAATCCCCTGGGTGGGTCAGTGGGGCTCACCCTGATGCGGGCTCCGTGGCCTCTTCGTAGACTGGCGACGCCCTGGAATGCCCCGAAATGGTAGGGAGTGACGCGTCATGTCGAAGCGAGGCAACAAGCGACGGGCCCGCAAGAAGAAGGGCGCCAACCACGGGAAGCGCCCCAACGCCTGACCCACCCCGGGCCATCACGCAGGGCCACCACGCAGGGCCGCGCCTCCGAGCTCCGGGGCGCGGCCCAGCCACGGGCCCAGCCACCACGCGCAGCGGCCCGGTAGGGCTACGACCGCGTCAGGGTGGCGAGGAGCGCGTCCGAAGCCGCGTACGGGTCCAGCTCGCCCGCCGCGACCCGCCCCGCCAGCTCCTGCAGGTGGGTGTCCCCGTGCACATCGGCCAGCCGCTCCCGCAGCGCGGTGATCGCGATCGTCTCGACCTCCCGCGCGGCCCGCGCCGCCCGCCGCTCCGCCAGCACCCCGCGCTCGTCCATCCACGCCCGGTGCTTCTCCAGGGCCTCCACGACCTCGTCGATGCCCTCGCCCCGCGCGGCCACCGTCTTGATGATCGGAGGCCGCCAGTCCCCCGGGCCCCGCGCCTCGCCGAGCCCCAGCATGTGGTTCAGCTCCCGCGCCGTCGCGTCCGCGCCGTCCCGGTCCGCCTTGTTGACCACGTACAGGTCGCCGATCTCCAGGATGCCCGCCTTCGCGGCCTGGATCCCGTCGCCCATCCCCGGTGCCAGCAGCACCACGCAGGTGTCCGCCTGGGCGGCGATCT
This window harbors:
- a CDS encoding 50S ribosomal protein bL37, translated to MSKRGNKRRARKKKGANHGKRPNA
- the meaB gene encoding methylmalonyl Co-A mutase-associated GTPase MeaB, which encodes MTVDVPQLVAQAREGRPRAVARLISLVEGASPQLREVMAALAPLTGGAYVVGLTGSPGVGKSTSTSALVSAYRRAGKRVGVLAVDPSSPFSGGALLGDRVRMSDHASDPGVYIRSMATRGHLGGLSWAAPQAIRVLDAAGCDVILVETVGVGQSEVEIAAQADTCVVLLAPGMGDGIQAAKAGILEIGDLYVVNKADRDGADATARELNHMLGLGEARGPGDWRPPIIKTVAARGEGIDEVVEALEKHRAWMDERGVLAERRAARAAREVETIAITALRERLADVHGDTHLQELAGRVAAGELDPYAASDALLATLTRS